The stretch of DNA GCATCCTGCttctcttcatcatcatctggTTCATCGTAGTCCCTCTGATCTGCTTGCTTATTTTTCCGATTGGCTTCTGTTGCATCTGCATCGTCCATTAGTTCTTCGTCTGAACTCTCTTCACCTTCATCGCGTCTTGTTGCCGCCCCCGTGTCCTTCTCTTCCGGTTCAGCGTAGTCAATGTCATCATTCTCCTTTTCAGCCTGTTGCCCCTTCTTTCCTTTCTCCTCCCCAAAGTCAATTACGGAGTTCTTCTCCTTGGACAACTTCACAATCCCACGGAAcattaatttgaagaatttcttacTCATAAACTTGAGAATTTGCTTTGGCCGCACGCAGAAGTCATTGCTGTAGCCATCGTGTGGAAGGAAACGGAAGAGCAGCTTGTACTCCCACACACGCTGAGGGCGTAAGACAAGACGGCATTTGACGTTGATGTACTCCAAGACGTCTGAGACTGTTACACGTCCGAGTTTTATACGCAACTTCTCAGCCACTGATTCTAACTTTGGATGAGGCTTGAAGGGAATATCCATTGAGGGGGTTTTGATGTTCTTCGATGCCAACATGAGGATTTCCCGGAGACGTGGGATACCGAGTGTGACGTTCATCTCACCACGCCCGGCAAAATGGAAGGTGTTCAGTGTCATCTGAGTTGATGGTTCACCAATAGATTGGGCAGCAAGGAGTCCAACTGGATCTCCCGGTGGGGCCACCGCCTGCATCGCCTTCAGATGCATAATTTCCGTAAATTCCTTCCTACGCGTCGGATTCTCACGCCCATAGTCACGTATTAGTTGCTGCATTGTCTCCGTGATGGAGCCAAAGCAAGCCCCTGGGAGGAATTTTGACACAACCGGATCAGGACGTCGCTCAGACGTCTTACTGTGGTAGTCCCGGCGTTCATCTTCTGACATTTTCTGCCACCTACTGCACGCCTTTGCATCTGCCCGTCGTCGCCCATTCACCACTTGATTGCCATTCTTTACGGCCTCACTCTCACGGAATTTTTGACAGAAATTCAAGAAGGGCGACACCCTTCGCTTTGCTGGGGCGTTCTTATTGCGCTTCTCCCACGACTTAATGCTCTTCACGTACTTCTGCACACTCTCAATTATCTCTTCGTCCTGTCGCAGCTCCGACAACACCCTCTTGTCACCCACAATGCTTGCATTGTCATCAAGGAAGGACATCagtttcttcttgaaaaactGACTCTTGGCAATATCAAGGCCATCCTCCCCGTACAAGAACTGTACGACTGAATCATCACTATCCCGCACTGTGTAGTCGTAGTTCACATTCAAACCCTCAAGATGCTTTATAAGGCACCTCTGGAGGTACCCTGAACGACTTGTCTTAACAGCTGTATCAATCAAACCTTCACGACCTATAGCAGgaagaatcataaaaattaagaattttgctaaaggaaaaacttttaaattaaaaaattaaaaattaaaaaaagagaatttaaaaataaggctaaaataaagaattttttttaaaacaaaggaaatttttaaattaggaaattaaaaaatgctaaaaggtttaaaaatgaaaaaaaaaatgtaaaattaggaatttttttataggaaaacttttaaattaataaaaaattaacaaataaaaaaaaggaaatttaaaaatagactaaaataatttatcaaaaaaagaatttttcaaaaaaaaaagaattttacaataaaagaatttttcaaataaaaaattttcaaaaaaagaatttttgaaaaaaagaatttttcaagaaaagaattttgaaaaaaaataaatcagaaataaaaaaagttattaaaaaaaattttaaaaataaaaaaaaatataggaaattttgaagagaattttaaagttcagaaattaaaaggaaaagtttaaaaaaattaattttaataaagaatttttcaaattaggaaattaaaatatccaaaacagtgtttaaaaatgaaaaaaaggatgtaaaattaggatttttttttaaataattggactcaatattgattaatcaatttttgggAAGTTTTGTTTACATGGATTCAAATACAAATCCGCCATattgaaaaatgcaaagaagccgccattttgaaaatacaaacttGATAACTTTCagtaatttaaaatgcaaatattgcaaaaagaaaataaagaaaaacaagaaaagcaaaaattaatataaaaaaaaactcaccagccatgcagtgaaagaaaaagtcCTGCGGTTGAATGCCCGTTAAGAAGCGCCCATCAATGAAGCCACCGGATTTGGGTGAAGTTTCGAAGAAGGGAAAACTCGGGAGAGCCTTCCCGGACACCATAAGCGGTGGCCGTTTACCCTCCAACTCAATCTGCCCCAGAAGACAGGAAATCTGCATTGCATTGACAGCTGATCCCTTTGCTCCCGACTGAATCATGAGCTGCAAATTATTATCGGGGAATTTGGTAACCAACCCCGTAGGGATGCAGCACTTGTTGATGTTGTTTGTGAACTGATCGAGAGCCGATTTGAATTGTCGATCCATAATGGCGCGAAATTTGGGGTCACTGTGAAAGGCCTCATCCATCTTCACGGCCAGTTCGTCCGGTGTGATGTCAGTGGGCAAATTCAGGGCTTCCGCTGCTGTTGCCGTCCCAATCTTGCGACTCTCCTCAATGATTGACGTCCTCTGCTTGTCTGCATCCGCAAGGACAACAATATCCTTGGGGCCCAGTGTGAAGCCCTCCCACTGCAGGAAGTACGTGAAGAGGCGCGCAAAGGAGCTCAACAGGCGCGTTGAGTACTCCGACCCATACAGTTCAAACATACAATGCACCAAACTATACGCCGTCGAACCGTAGTGCATCTTATCAAGGATCCCCACAAGTAGTTCCCCACGACGGATCACCACTTCCGCCTCTGTCATGGAATTATCCAAAATCGGTGTACCGCCGGCCTTCCATTTGCGCGGCTTTGCAGTACTCCAGGCGCCGGCGCTTATTTTTGACGTCGACGTGAGGCAAATTGGATCCTTTCCACGAGGGATTATATTGAGAATTATCGTGGAAAGGACCTGCTTTCCACTCCACAGTACACGAGGCTTCAGTATTGTGGGTGGAAGGAGAGTCAAAGTGCCACGTTGGCGACTCAAACCCTGGAAAATGCATaattttggttttcttttaagttttaaatattttaaggacTATTAGATTGTTAAATAATATCAAAATgaccttaaaattaaatgtagaAAGGACGGAgatgaacaagaaaaaaaacttttgcttaTAAAAATAAGCGCTGGTCCCTAATGGGTTAAGTAATTATTGtctcaatcattttttcatcaaCATTTGAGCCATTATTGTTTCAATCACactgaaaaataattgatcaaatatttacTCAGATTCAACAcaaattgagcaaatattGTCTCAATCAGAttcatcaaaaattgattaaatattgactcaatcagattaaacataaattgagcaaatattGTCTCAGtcagattttaaaaaaatcaagaattaacCATTTCTTCGAACCCAAATTGACTcaatttcaaaaggaaaatttattgggtTAAACTTACTTGAAAGACGAGCTGATAGTATTCCTCTCGTGTGAAGAATCTCCCACGCATCGTAAGGCGCACACCGGAAATGATGTGATCCTGAATGAGGCCCCCCAGGGGTGTCCCGTCCTTTGGGACAAGATACTGATTGGGCACATTGACGAGGTTGTACGCCTCACTGCGGCCCAGCTCATTCTGCGGGCAGTGCGCATTCATTTCATCCCCATCGAAGTCAGCATTGTAGGACTTGCAGTTGGAATAGTGCAGCCGGAAGGTCTTCTCGCCACGCAGAATCCTCGCCTTGTGGGCCATGATACTCGGCCGATGGAGGGTTGGTTGTCGATTCAGCAGCAGGATGTCATTGTTGAGGAGATGCCGATGCACCACTTGGACACTGTGATGAATTGACGGGGTTGCGAGGAGTTTGGCCATTGCCTGCCTTCGTGTGGGGTCATTGGGTGGGATGAGCAACTTCCCGCGATCGTCTTCGATGAAATTCGCCCCCGGATAGACATCGGGGCCATTCATGACGTACTTCCGGACATCTTTGATGTTCCAGTGTGTCACGGGAATGGGATAAGTGAGTTTCTTGGCGAAGATTTCCGGAATCCCAACCTCGTCGACGTCCACATTCGGATCGGGTGTGATCACCGTGCGTGCTGCGTAGTTCACTCTCTTTCCCATCATGTGCATCCTTATGATACCCTCCTTCTTCTCCAAGATCTGCTTCAGCCCCAATCCGACGGCTTTGCGATTCTGACTCATACTAATGTCCAACGTCTCATCCACGTGCGATTGCAGCTCACGCCATGCATTGTACAGCTTCTCGTACTTTGATTGCCCCTTTGAGCTCTCATACAGGAACGTGGCATCCTTGCTCTGTCCCTCCTGCTCTGGGTTGAAGTCCAAGATGGCCTTCAGAGTGATATTCGCTTTGAGAATGTTCTTGTAGATCTCCGTCTGTGGATGCTCAATAATCCGCCCATTGACACGCCCTGCTGGACGGACTTTTGGGGGTGTCACAGCGATGCagtttgtgaagaaaatatcaaagggCGTTGCAGCTGATG from Lutzomyia longipalpis isolate SR_M1_2022 chromosome 4, ASM2433408v1 encodes:
- the LOC129794973 gene encoding DNA-directed RNA polymerase I subunit RPA1, producing MSYFNRGGENGAFHLDANELKFAAFTSEEVKKLSKVKIFTALTIDRLGLALSGGLYDPRMGPYDSDADVCQTCSRPFALCEGHLGHIDLCMLVYNPLFIQTIYSLLRVSCLSCHQLQLSQHVRSVVELQLCLVDAGYIIEAQELEFLKSEAAANATEARVKLENGDSVHPKIAEFRELLQRSPVNHYHNKNTEELRLSIISSTMKMGLRKFCLHCKQPLKRVKYSYKTLMMSVSKNEMIHFYQSQADTVSQEEMQKRIKMSNKAILADECREYCRKIYESHPEFFLLLYPILRTVSASAATPFDIFFTNCIAVTPPKVRPAGRVNGRIIEHPQTEIYKNILKANITLKAILDFNPEQEGQSKDATFLYESSKGQSKYEKLYNAWRELQSHVDETLDISMSQNRKAVGLGLKQILEKKEGIIRMHMMGKRVNYAARTVITPDPNVDVDEVGIPEIFAKKLTYPIPVTHWNIKDVRKYVMNGPDVYPGANFIEDDRGKLLIPPNDPTRRQAMAKLLATPSIHHSVQVVHRHLLNNDILLLNRQPTLHRPSIMAHKARILRGEKTFRLHYSNCKSYNADFDGDEMNAHCPQNELGRSEAYNLVNVPNQYLVPKDGTPLGGLIQDHIISGVRLTMRGRFFTREEYYQLVFQGLSRQRGTLTLLPPTILKPRVLWSGKQVLSTIILNIIPRGKDPICLTSTSKISAGAWSTAKPRKWKAGGTPILDNSMTEAEVVIRRGELLVGILDKMHYGSTAYSLVHCMFELYGSEYSTRLLSSFARLFTYFLQWEGFTLGPKDIVVLADADKQRTSIIEESRKIGTATAAEALNLPTDITPDELAVKMDEAFHSDPKFRAIMDRQFKSALDQFTNNINKCCIPTGLVTKFPDNNLQLMIQSGAKGSAVNAMQISCLLGQIELEGKRPPLMVSGKALPSFPFFETSPKSGGFIDGRFLTGIQPQDFFFHCMAGREGLIDTAVKTSRSGYLQRCLIKHLEGLNVNYDYTVRDSDDSVVQFLYGEDGLDIAKSQFFKKKLMSFLDDNASIVGDKRVLSELRQDEEIIESVQKYVKSIKSWEKRNKNAPAKRRVSPFLNFCQKFRESEAVKNGNQVVNGRRRADAKACSRWQKMSEDERRDYHSKTSERRPDPVVSKFLPGACFGSITETMQQLIRDYGRENPTRRKEFTEIMHLKAMQAVAPPGDPVGLLAAQSIGEPSTQMTLNTFHFAGRGEMNVTLGIPRLREILMLASKNIKTPSMDIPFKPHPKLESVAEKLRIKLGRVTVSDVLEYINVKCRLVLRPQRVWEYKLLFRFLPHDGYSNDFCVRPKQILKFMSKKFFKLMFRGIVKLSKEKNSVIDFGEEKGKKGQQAEKENDDIDYAEPEEKDTGAATRRDEGEESSDEELMDDADATEANRKNKQADQRDYDEPDDDEEKQDADADENEEIDEDEEKKLLEVGEEDLKEDEETANVIESNEFTESYRYDKENHLWCELVFHLPVKFKTLDLTAMLREVARKAVIWEVPLISRAITYNQNEQLMLKTQGINIVEMFQYNKLLDLDRLYSNDIHAIAQTYGIEAAGRVIVKEVQNVFKVYGITVDPRHLFLISDYMTFNGNISALSRKGMETSVSPLQQMSFESCMRFLKAATISGCTDNLSSPSSRLIVGQPCKSGTGAFVLLNDNRAFLSNFKRIPKEEVAAH